The stretch of DNA TAAGTTCAAGAACACCAATTAAAGTAGCGTCGGTTCAGGTCGAAATACCTAATCTAATCCAATCTAATCACATAGACAGCCCAATAAGAGCCTTCTTTGGTTCGCTGCGATACAAAAACACTCTCCCCATTAATCGACTTCTAACAAAGACGTCACCCATTTTTGTAGCGGATCATCGTTATACCTTGGGTGCCATGCGGCTATCACATCAAAACTCTCGGGTGACTGTTCCATTGGAATAGTCACCAAGTTCAGCCCTTCGATTGCCCTTGATGGTAAGAAAGCAATAGAGTCAGTAGTGTTTAAATACATAGGTACGATAGAGAAACACGGGGCGGATACTACGACATTGCGCTTTAATCCGAACTTCCCAAACCATTCATCAATCGACCCTTTGAAGTTTGGACGCGATGGTGAAGCAATAATGGTTGGATAGGTCGCCACCTCCTCTAATGAAGGCGTGATCTGTGCTATTGAAGAATGAGGTGATGCAACACACACATGGTGCTCTTCAAACAGAGTGATTACTTTGTAGCTGCTTGGAATGTAGTCCGGAAACGCGATGGCTAAGTTAACCTTGCCGCTTTCCATTAGCTCGTGCAGGTTGTCGATTTCGAAGTCACGCACAATCAGCTTTAACTCTGGCGCTTGCTCCCTTAGCTTTGCAATTAGGCTTGGTAGGATGATCTGCTGGGCATAATCCGTCGCCGCAATCACAAACGTCCCTTTTGCTTTCTCTGGTACGAAATTTGTTCTAGATAACAACAAATTGAAATCGATCAGTAAACGATCAACACCAACAGATAACTCTTGTGCGAAGGTGGTCGGAACAAAGCCGTTGGTTTTTCTCACAAACAGCCTATCGTCGAACACTTCTCGCAGCTTCTTCAAATGCTCACTAACAGCTTGCTGGGTCAGCCCCAATTGATTCGCAGCTTTAGACGCGTTCTCTTCACGGATTAAAGCTTGGAAAACTCTAAGTTGCTTTATGTCTAGTCGGTCTAGTTTGCTCACACGCACTCGCTTCGGTGAAGTTGGATTCCATGTCAGTGTAACACTCAACAAATAAAACCAGTAACACTCACAACTAAGCTTTGTTTCTACTTGTTTGGCTATTTGGTTAAAGTTCTTCCATCGAAACGAAACATATACAGATCGGAGAACAACATGAAAACAATCATTCTAATTGGCGCACGTGGCAAGATGGGTCAAGCAGCATTAATGGGCTTAGGCAATCATAACGTTATCACTGCGGGTCGCTCTGGCGATGTAGACCATATTGTTGACATCACTGACCCACAATCAATTGAGGCGCTTTACAAGAAAGTGGGACACTTTGATGCGGTTGTGAACACCGTCGGCCTTTGCGAATACAATACCTTTGCAGATATGACGGAAGAACAGTGGATGACTACGGTAATGAGCAAAATGATGGGACAAATTAACCTTGTTCGTATCGGCCAAAAGTACATCGCTGACGGTGGTTCATTTACGCTGATTAGTGGCATATTGAACGTTAAACCAATCCCTTTCGCTATTGCAGACGCAACCACCAGCGGCGCAATTGATACATTCGTAAAGTGTGTCGCTTATGAAATGCCAAGAAACACACGTATCAATGTAATCAACCCAACGGTTCTTGCTGAAGCATGGGATGTTTACGGTGAAATGATGCCAGGCTTTGAACCTGTACCGAGCAAATTAGTCGGTAAAGCCTTCGAGCGTTCTGTCGATGGCTTCATTACCGGTGAAGTGATTTTTGTAGATGCTTAGATTTAGCAAATGAACTGTGTTTATAAGCGCTCGCCTTTTATAAGAATAGTTTTTACAAGCACATAGTCCATTCCTCTAGAACAAAAAAGGCGAGCCATTCGGTTCGCCTTCTTGTTTAAAGAGTCGTGCTTAAAAAGCCATGTTTATCGATTTATCGCCAAATATGAGCCAGCAGCAATCATTATTCCACCGGCACTTTGGTTTAATCTTTTATGTGCGCGTGGCGTTTTAAGTAAACTGGCCATTCTGCCCGCGCCCATTGCAATTAGCATTAAACCAGACATCAGAGCAACAGCCGCTAAAACAGAAACCAATATGATATCTTGTGACTGCAAAACCGTCAGGTCAATGAACGTCGGCAAGAATGAAATATAAAAGAGAATCACTTTAGGGTTTGATGCTGAGATCAAAAAGCCTTGTGCGAAACTGGCGAGTTCTGATTTCTGACTTTGTTTGGCTGCGAGTTCCGCTGAGCCTTGCACTTCCGGTAGGCTCTTAAACATCTTGTAGCCTAAGTAAA from Vibrio splendidus encodes:
- a CDS encoding LysR family transcriptional regulator — protein: MSKLDRLDIKQLRVFQALIREENASKAANQLGLTQQAVSEHLKKLREVFDDRLFVRKTNGFVPTTFAQELSVGVDRLLIDFNLLLSRTNFVPEKAKGTFVIAATDYAQQIILPSLIAKLREQAPELKLIVRDFEIDNLHELMESGKVNLAIAFPDYIPSSYKVITLFEEHHVCVASPHSSIAQITPSLEEVATYPTIIASPSRPNFKGSIDEWFGKFGLKRNVVVSAPCFSIVPMYLNTTDSIAFLPSRAIEGLNLVTIPMEQSPESFDVIAAWHPRYNDDPLQKWVTSLLEVD
- a CDS encoding short chain dehydrogenase translates to MKTIILIGARGKMGQAALMGLGNHNVITAGRSGDVDHIVDITDPQSIEALYKKVGHFDAVVNTVGLCEYNTFADMTEEQWMTTVMSKMMGQINLVRIGQKYIADGGSFTLISGILNVKPIPFAIADATTSGAIDTFVKCVAYEMPRNTRINVINPTVLAEAWDVYGEMMPGFEPVPSKLVGKAFERSVDGFITGEVIFVDA
- a CDS encoding LysE family translocator codes for the protein MSLEGAITFFIAMFIFGITPGPGVFAILARGMVNGWRKCITLSLGMICSDLIYLALACFGLATIAENWSFAFEVIRYVGAAYLIYLGYKMFKSLPEVQGSAELAAKQSQKSELASFAQGFLISASNPKVILFYISFLPTFIDLTVLQSQDIILVSVLAAVALMSGLMLIAMGAGRMASLLKTPRAHKRLNQSAGGIMIAAGSYLAINR